The window ggtatgttataatttatttcattattatagtttttaaaagtagatcatgttttataattgttttaaaaatcaattataaaaaataaatttttaaaatagttttttaaaattaatttatggtattttgtaaaacaaaagtctattcGAAAACCtcaaatacttttaatttgttttaaaaataatttttatatctaatattttatttttaatcatatatatatatatatatatatatatatatatatattatatatatatatatatatattatgtttttgaaaCACCCATtgtaaaacaagtgaaaataactagaaaaaaaactaaaaatagtctttgaaaatattagattttcaatttttttaaataaaaaacataaaataattttttttattatcaaacatttttttttttttttagagacaaaaaattatttcaaaaataattttcaaatagtgCCTAGGCTTTTtcatgtttccttttgttttaaaaaatacatggaataacttctacttattttttaaaaacttcactATTGCACTTTGTTTCTAAACATTATTTTCAGAGAACAATAGCCAAATAAtacaatcattaaaaaaaataaaaaaatcacatgcCTAAACATACTAAAGAATCCAAACATCCAATTGAGATATCTACAAAATTTTAGCATTAACAGTATtaatctttatttgatttaaaatctattttcatagtAAAAGAGTTTGTAAGCATTGTTACATACAATGGAGAAACCACCTGATTATAAATAggatgactttttaaatttcaaaccaattGTTAAACTCATTCCTAAACATAACATATTAAATCtttgatttgaaatatatttttttaatgagaaaattttaaaaagttaaaagaaaattataacttattttatactAAGGTATGaattataagaaatttgagaaggctttaaaattaattttttaagaatagtttttttaatttatttggccctatttggaaattgtttttaaaaatagttttgaaaaacaatttttgaaaatagtttttgaaaattattaccttatgttttgtaaaacaaaagtttattttggaaacctaaaaaatttttaacttgtttttaatattttttacatatgttttaaaatttatttttatatttaatactttatttttaatcaatctatatatttgcataattttttaaaaaaaatagtccttagaaaataactaaaaacatcTAAAAGATGTTTTTGTGAGAGTAccttactttttgtttttaaaaataaaaatagaaaataattttctaattatcaagCATGgtttcatgttttgttttttcttagaaaacagaaaattgttctCGTAAATAAATACCAAATACTCTTATCAACTATTTTTGAAACAAAGTcatgtttagaaaaaaaatttctccatttatctacaatgtaattttttaaaaaaaaaatattctcaatatttgcaattattattcaaaaataccctaaaaatagaaaaatgatatcaaaattttatttcttgaaaaaggaaatagaaaatagggAAGCATGTCCATGCATGATAAAACAAGACATATTTGACAAttctttttttactatttaatttttttctagttattaaagtaaaaaatattcacatttttttgaaaaagtcaTCTGAGACGAgttgaaaaatgtttgaaaattaaaattttaaattattctctactatgaaataaaaacttttttttgtagatatatttttttaatgagagtATTTGATTAAAAGCTactatttccaaaaaaaatatatatgttgtaTGTATtgttgattattattattattattattattattattattattattattattattatagtaaATCAAACTTTTTTGGGGTTGGCGTTGGCCCACTTTTATTCtctttcacaattttctttCCGCATTCCCGATAGACGCGGTTTCCTTTCCCCTATCGGTGTGGGCTTCCTATTGTTTCCACTGCCAGGGTCTCAGCTTCTTGAATGGATCCCAGCCCTTTCCCCGAAGCTTCCATAAAGATAATCTAGAAGTTGAATTCTTCTCTTTCCCTGTTGATCAATGACTTGGAGACGACTTCTTCATGGTTTTTCTTACAATTCCGTGATTCCGTCGTTGGAATTATCACTGATCAACTGAACCCCATTTTCTTCACAGCTTAACCTGCCAAGATTCGTCTCTAATCGGGAGATCGATGGCTGCAGCATCTTCTTCTTGTCAAGGGAGTTACGatgttttcttgaattttagGGGAAAAGACACCCGCAACGGCTTCACCGCTCACCTTTATGAAGCCCTGTGCAATAAAGAAATCCGGACTTTCATGGATGCCGACAAGATTGTCAAAGGCGAGGAAATATCGGCATCACTTGTTACAGCAATGGACAAGTCCATGTTTTGCATTGTTGTTTTGTCCAAAAACTATGCTTCTTCCACATGGTGTTTGGACGAGCTTGTTCAGATCCTCAAGtgcaaaaatgccaaaaaacaaacag is drawn from Vitis riparia cultivar Riparia Gloire de Montpellier isolate 1030 chromosome 18, EGFV_Vit.rip_1.0, whole genome shotgun sequence and contains these coding sequences:
- the LOC117907453 gene encoding TMV resistance protein N-like isoform X2 translates to MAAASSSCQGSYDVFLNFRGKDTRNGFTAHLYEALCNKEIRTFMDADKIVKGEEISASLVTAMDKSMFCIVVLSKNYASSTWCLDELVQILKCKNAKKQTVLPIFYNVNPSDVREQKGSFAKAFAKLEEKYKEKMERVHIWKQALTEVANISGWDARNR